Proteins encoded in a region of the Deltaproteobacteria bacterium genome:
- a CDS encoding ribbon-helix-helix protein, CopG family, whose protein sequence is MDTARINVSLPKEMLAELSKEVESRKRSRFVAEAIRRLLEEKRKKRLAAEYKEAAQEIRRINQEVEGVISDGLD, encoded by the coding sequence ATGGACACTGCTCGTATCAATGTCAGTCTTCCCAAAGAGATGCTCGCAGAGCTATCCAAGGAAGTAGAATCCCGAAAGAGGAGCCGCTTCGTCGCAGAGGCCATCAGGCGTTTGCTTGAGGAGAAAAGAAAAAAAAGGCTGGCTGCAGAGTACAAGGAGGCCGCTCAGGAGATTCGAAGAATCAACCAGGAAGTCGAAGGGGTTATATCCGATGGCCTCGATTAA
- a CDS encoding type II toxin-antitoxin system PemK/MazF family toxin, whose protein sequence is MKRGQVFLVNFDPTLGVEARKTRPALVVSNNLNNTHSPIVSICPITSNVTRVYSFEVEIPLGRGGLRARSKVMVNQTRAVDRIRLIKSLGHLPEEIMADVDRALKLHYDLK, encoded by the coding sequence ATTAAGAGGGGGCAGGTCTTTTTGGTCAATTTTGATCCAACGCTGGGCGTGGAAGCAAGGAAAACTCGCCCTGCTCTGGTCGTGTCCAACAACCTAAACAATACTCATTCACCGATTGTTTCCATCTGTCCAATTACCTCAAATGTGACCCGCGTCTATTCCTTTGAGGTCGAGATTCCGCTGGGCAGAGGCGGCTTGCGTGCCCGCTCGAAGGTGATGGTAAATCAGACCAGGGCGGTCGACAGAATCCGGCTCATCAAGAGCCTCGGACATCTGCCAGAAGAGATCATGGCCGATGTGGACCGGGCACTGAAGCTTCACTATGATCTCAAGTAG
- a CDS encoding carbon-nitrogen family hydrolase, with translation MKVVKAGIIQFDVRLGDVDWNLRRARQRISFLARKGAQLVLLPEMWSTGFANERLEELSETTPAVLEWLVRLSEELHLTIIGSLPEKGADGIYNTTYVVDRGGSVAGSYRKVHLFSPTKEDRYFRPGNKAVVAKTSLGPIGLMICYDLRFPELCRSLALQGAKIVAVMAQWPAVRVDHWKALLKARAIENQLFVLAANRCGGDGDLIYGGHSQIISPGGDVLARAGKDPVSLSASIDLRLVERARKQIPCLQERMPEAYG, from the coding sequence ATGAAGGTTGTCAAAGCAGGCATTATACAGTTTGACGTACGTCTGGGTGACGTTGACTGGAATCTGAGGAGGGCGAGACAACGTATCTCTTTCCTTGCCCGCAAGGGGGCTCAGCTTGTACTGCTTCCGGAGATGTGGTCCACGGGTTTTGCAAATGAGCGGCTTGAGGAATTGTCTGAGACGACACCGGCAGTTCTTGAATGGCTGGTCCGACTGTCAGAAGAACTACACCTTACGATAATTGGTTCCTTGCCTGAAAAAGGGGCAGATGGGATATACAATACCACCTATGTGGTGGACAGGGGCGGATCTGTTGCAGGGAGCTATCGCAAGGTTCACCTTTTCTCGCCAACCAAGGAGGATCGGTATTTTAGACCTGGCAACAAAGCGGTTGTCGCAAAGACATCCCTTGGTCCCATAGGCCTAATGATCTGCTATGACCTGAGATTCCCGGAGCTGTGCCGGTCTCTTGCACTGCAAGGGGCGAAAATAGTGGCTGTTATGGCCCAATGGCCTGCTGTGCGGGTTGACCACTGGAAAGCCCTTCTCAAGGCCAGGGCCATCGAAAATCAACTTTTTGTCCTAGCCGCAAACCGGTGTGGCGGGGATGGCGACCTGATTTATGGAGGTCATTCCCAGATCATATCCCCTGGGGGAGATGTTCTGGCAAGGGCCGGAAAAGATCCAGTCTCCCTTTCAGCCTCCATTGATCTGCGTTTGGTAGAAAGAGCGAGAAAACAGATTCCGTGTTTGCAGGAACGGATGCCTGAAGCCTATGGGTGA
- the rfaE2 gene encoding D-glycero-beta-D-manno-heptose 1-phosphate adenylyltransferase produces the protein MGEKIIKRQELAENVQALKRAGKTIVFTNGCFDLLHIGHVRYLKSAKGEGDVLLVGLNSDRSVRQIKGPARPIVSENERAEVLASLACVDFVTFFDEPDPLATIRVLMPDVLVKGADWEKDAIVGKDVVEANGGRVVRIPVTEGASTSRIIEKILALRFERR, from the coding sequence ATGGGTGAGAAGATCATCAAAAGACAAGAGCTTGCAGAGAACGTGCAGGCCTTGAAAAGGGCGGGCAAGACAATTGTCTTTACCAATGGCTGTTTTGATCTGCTTCATATAGGTCATGTTCGGTATTTGAAGTCTGCCAAGGGAGAAGGGGATGTTCTTTTGGTGGGGCTCAATTCTGATCGCTCAGTTCGCCAGATCAAAGGGCCAGCACGGCCCATAGTTTCTGAGAATGAGCGTGCCGAGGTTCTGGCCTCTTTGGCTTGTGTTGATTTTGTTACCTTTTTTGACGAGCCAGACCCCTTGGCGACAATCAGGGTCCTGATGCCGGACGTCCTGGTAAAAGGTGCGGACTGGGAAAAGGATGCCATTGTGGGAAAAGATGTCGTGGAAGCAAACGGCGGGCGAGTGGTTCGCATTCCGGTGACAGAAGGGGCCTCCACCAGCAGAATCATCGAAAAGATTTTGGCCCTGAGGTTTGAAAGACGTTAG